The Vibrio bathopelagicus genomic sequence CAGGGCAGTTTAAGCAAAGCTGCGGATCAACTCAGTACCAACCAATCGACCATCAGTACCGCGTTAGCCCGTTTAAAAAAAGAGATTGGCCAGGAGCTTTTTGTTCGTAAAGGAAGAGGTGTTGCGCCTACGTCTTATGCCCAAAGCTTGTACGAACAGATAAAAGCGCCGATCAATGAACTCAATGGCGTGTTTCAGTCGATGGCTAATTTTGATGAGCAATCCTCTGAGCGTAAGTTTGTGATTTCTGCGCCTGAGCACTTACAGTGGGTGCTGCTCAATAGTTTCGCGGCGCTTCCTAATCAAAACTTGTCGCTAGAAGTCTTTGATCAACCAGACAGTGATGATCGCATCTACGAAGATCTTTTGACTCAAGAGTTTGATGCGATGATCGATATTGTGGTGCCTGAACATCCAAGTATCGTCAGTGAAACCTTGTATGAGGGGGAGTTTGTGATCGTATGTCGAGCTGATCACCCGCGAATCCAAGGGGAAATCAGCGAAGCGCAGTTCCTGAGTGAAAAACATGCCGTATTAGACAGAACACGACGCAAAGTTCGCAGTTTGAATCACTACACGTCTTTGGATTTATCCCAGCGTAAAATCGTGTTTCATGGGCGTTCACTGTTCAGTAATATCTTGCTGTGTAGCCAATCCGATTACATTACTGTAGTGCCTTTATCTATGGCCGTGCAGTTCCAAGAAAAGTTAAGTTTGCAGCTGTTCAAGCCTCCCTTTGAATATCAGCCGATGTCTCACTACCTGATTTGGTTGAAGAAGCAGAACAGCGACCCCGCTCATAAATGGTTCAGAGAACAAGTCATCAGTACGTCAGATGCAATGTCGAAGGCGCTTAAAGATAGGCGCTTGCGGTTTTAATTGAGAATCTAACTCTGAGGGAAGCATTGGCTTCCCTTTTTTGTGTCGTTTAGTTGGTACCACCTAAAATATTGATAACAAAAAATTATCACAATGAGAATTTTTGATAATTTCATTAATTTGTGTGGGTTCAGTAATATGCCTAGTAACAGAGAAATAGGTGGCCTCAAGGTTAACCTCAACGAACACTACTTAGCTTCATACGACGAGTTAGCTTTATGCGACGAGTCTGAGATTAAAGTACGAAGGGTGAAATATGAAATTCCTACACACAATGATCCGAGTTGCTGATTTAGACAAGTCTATCGAGTTCTACACCAAGGTATTGGGTATGAAAGAGCTTGAGCGCCATGACAATAAAGATTACCGCTACACCTTAGTTTTTGTTGGTTATGAACAAGGCGGCACAACCATCGAACTGACTCATAACTGGGATACCAACGAATACAAAATGGGTAACGCTTTTGGCCATTTAGCATTGGGTGTGGAAGATATTTACGCGGCATGTGACAAGATCAAATCGTTGGGTGGCAACGTTACTCGCGAAGCGGGTCCAGTAAAAGGTGGTTCAACACACATTGCTTTTATCACTGACCCAGACGGCTACCAAATCGAACTGATTCAACTAGGTTAATCGAGGAAATGACAATGACAAACGCACTATTTCAACCAATTCAACTTGGTAACATCGAACTAAAAAACCGTATTGTTATGCCTCCGATGACTCGTTCTCGTGCAACGCAACCTGGTAACTCTGCAAACGAAATGATGGCGGCTTACTACGCTCAACGCGCTTCTGCGGGGTTGATTGTGGCAGAAGGCACACAGATTTCACCATTGGGTCAAGGTTATGCTTGGACACCGGGTATCTACTCTGAAGAGCAAATCGCGGGTTGGAAAAAAGTCACGGATGCAGTACATGAAAAAGATGGCGTTATTTTCGCTCAGCTTTGGCATGTAGGCCGTGTAACACACCCAGATAATATCGGCGGTGAACAGCCCATCTCGTCTTCTGCTATGAAAGCGGAAAATGTAAAAGTCTTCATCGATAACGGCACTGATGAGCCGGGCTTTGTTGATGTGGTTGAACCTCGTGAAATGACTAAAGAAGACATCAAAGAAGTGGTTGAGCAATATCGCCAAGCGGCATTAAATGCAATTGAAGCAGGCTTTGATGGCATTGAACTTCACGCAGCAAATGGCTACCTAATTAACCAATTCATTGACTCTGAAGCAAACAACCGTACCGATGAATACGGTGGTTCAACTGAAAACCGCTTACGTTTCCTAGGTGAAGTGGTCGAAGCTATGGTTGAGGCGATTGGTGCTGACCGTGTTGGTGTTCGTCTTGCTCCGTTTACTTCGCTAAATGGCACGGTAGATGCAACGCCAGTAGACACTTACACAGCAGCGGCAGAACTACTTAACCTATACAAGATCGTTTACCTGCATATCGCAGAAGTAGACTGGGACGACGCGCCTGAAACGCCAAAAGCATTCAAAGCCGCCGTTCGTGAAGCTTTCAAAGGTGTTCTGATTTATGCAGGTAAATACGATAGTGAACGTGGCGAGCAAGCAGTCGCTGAAGGCGTGACAGACATGGTTGGTTTTGGTCGTCCATTCGTTGCGAACCCTGATTTACCCGCTCGTATTCAAAATAGTTTCCCGCTGGCTCCACACGATCCAAACACGTTGTTTGGTGGTGCTGAAAAAGGCTTAACTGATTACCCTGAATACGCAGGCTAAAAACTGCTGCCTGAAGCAGAGGATTGAGATAGTATCTTGATCCTGTTAAGAGTTTATAAAAAGCAACCTTGCAGAGTCAGGTTGCTTTTTTGTTATTGGATCGAGTAAAAATGATGAACGTAAAAGCGATGCGTGGCGAGCTTTACCTCTTGTGTGCCACTTTGCTGGCTGGTGTTGGGTGGATTGCCTCTAAGCTGGTGGTTATGGAAATGCCAGGGCCAGTGTTCATTGGTGTGCGATTTTTCGTGGCGAGCCTGATTTTACTGCCATTCTGTATTCATCATATTCGCAAGCTATCTCTCAAGCAGATCCTGTCGCTTTGTGGTGTTGGCCTATTGTTGTCTGCCTCATTGCAGGTGTGGGTGTTTGCGGTATCGGTGACAGAAAGCTTATCGGAAGGGGCATTCATCATGAGCTTGGCCATGATCATCGCGCCGTTTGTGTCTTGGATTTTGTTTCGAGTTAAGCCTAATCGTGCGTTTTGGATGTCTTTTCCTATCGCGATTATCGGCATGCTACTGCTGACTTTGGGCAATGGTTGGAATGTTGAACAGAGTCAGGTTTACTTCTTGTTAGCTTCGATGTTGTTGTCCGTTCACTTTGTGATGAACAAGCGTGTGATAACCAATATCAAACCTATCGCATCAATCTGCGTACAGCTTTTTGTGGTGGGTATCAGTGGGATGGCGTTTGCGTCTATGACCGCTCAGCCTGAATTTGAAATCACCAAAACGCTCATCTTCTGGTTTATCGTGTCTGCTGTTATCGCGACTTCTATTCGTTACTTATTGCAAACGGTAGGGCAGCATTCCGTGAATATGGAAGTGGCGGCGCTTATCATGATTCTAGAGCCAGTATGGACACTATTACTCAGTGTCAGCATGTTGGGAGAAACGGTAGAAATGCAGAAATTGCTGGGTGGGGCAGTGATTATCGGTTCACTCTTTTGCTACATCAAATGGTCGCGAAGAAAATAAAACCCTCGTTTAGGGCGAGGGTCTATTGATGTCTAGTTTCTAAGTGCTTTCTTCAGCGTGAGCTATTGAGCTAGACAGCAGCGACCATTTTCTTCAGTAAGCCGATCATCTGTTGTTGCTCTTGTGCGTCAAGCGCTGACATCAGTTCTTCATTCAACTTAACTGGGATGGGTATTAAGACTTCTTCAAGTGCTTTACCTTTCTCTGTTAGGTAGATTCTAAAAGAGCGGCGGCTGTGTGGGTCGGCTCTACGTTCTACTAGTTCAAGCTTTTCCAACTTATCTAATGTTCGTGTTGTCGTTGAGTTTTCTACTTTAGACTTCGCGGCAATATCACGCTGGGTAACCCCTTCTTCT encodes the following:
- a CDS encoding DMT family transporter, which gives rise to MMNVKAMRGELYLLCATLLAGVGWIASKLVVMEMPGPVFIGVRFFVASLILLPFCIHHIRKLSLKQILSLCGVGLLLSASLQVWVFAVSVTESLSEGAFIMSLAMIIAPFVSWILFRVKPNRAFWMSFPIAIIGMLLLTLGNGWNVEQSQVYFLLASMLLSVHFVMNKRVITNIKPIASICVQLFVVGISGMAFASMTAQPEFEITKTLIFWFIVSAVIATSIRYLLQTVGQHSVNMEVAALIMILEPVWTLLLSVSMLGETVEMQKLLGGAVIIGSLFCYIKWSRRK
- the gloA gene encoding lactoylglutathione lyase — protein: MKFLHTMIRVADLDKSIEFYTKVLGMKELERHDNKDYRYTLVFVGYEQGGTTIELTHNWDTNEYKMGNAFGHLALGVEDIYAACDKIKSLGGNVTREAGPVKGGSTHIAFITDPDGYQIELIQLG
- a CDS encoding alkene reductase → MTNALFQPIQLGNIELKNRIVMPPMTRSRATQPGNSANEMMAAYYAQRASAGLIVAEGTQISPLGQGYAWTPGIYSEEQIAGWKKVTDAVHEKDGVIFAQLWHVGRVTHPDNIGGEQPISSSAMKAENVKVFIDNGTDEPGFVDVVEPREMTKEDIKEVVEQYRQAALNAIEAGFDGIELHAANGYLINQFIDSEANNRTDEYGGSTENRLRFLGEVVEAMVEAIGADRVGVRLAPFTSLNGTVDATPVDTYTAAAELLNLYKIVYLHIAEVDWDDAPETPKAFKAAVREAFKGVLIYAGKYDSERGEQAVAEGVTDMVGFGRPFVANPDLPARIQNSFPLAPHDPNTLFGGAEKGLTDYPEYAG
- a CDS encoding MarR family winged helix-turn-helix transcriptional regulator, which translates into the protein MPEEFDRQKSFGWMINVIANKATKDFDLELKKHGLSIALWPTLMCLWEEEGVTQRDIAAKSKVENSTTTRTLDKLEKLELVERRADPHSRRSFRIYLTEKGKALEEVLIPIPVKLNEELMSALDAQEQQQMIGLLKKMVAAV
- a CDS encoding LysR family transcriptional regulator; translation: MSNDIPNFNLLAVFSAVMEQGSLSKAADQLSTNQSTISTALARLKKEIGQELFVRKGRGVAPTSYAQSLYEQIKAPINELNGVFQSMANFDEQSSERKFVISAPEHLQWVLLNSFAALPNQNLSLEVFDQPDSDDRIYEDLLTQEFDAMIDIVVPEHPSIVSETLYEGEFVIVCRADHPRIQGEISEAQFLSEKHAVLDRTRRKVRSLNHYTSLDLSQRKIVFHGRSLFSNILLCSQSDYITVVPLSMAVQFQEKLSLQLFKPPFEYQPMSHYLIWLKKQNSDPAHKWFREQVISTSDAMSKALKDRRLRF